The Gallus gallus isolate bGalGal1 chromosome 3, bGalGal1.mat.broiler.GRCg7b, whole genome shotgun sequence genome window below encodes:
- the CST7 gene encoding cystatin-F precursor: protein MAADFTRSFAMLCCLALWGSTCTCDATYTPPPHSTMNPGFPVPVNTNNPGVRKAARFGVYQFNNSSNDLFLFKEWQINKAMVQIVRGLKYMLHVEIGRTVCEKRGYSNLDDCHFQRKKNLQQILKCYFEVWMTPWLHKADVPVALCH from the exons ATGGCAGCAGACTTCACCCGCAGCTTCGCCATGCTTTGCTGTTTAGCGCTCTGGGGCTCCACCTGCACTTGTGATG CTACGTACACACCACCACCTCATTCAACCATGAATCCTGGCTTCCCGGTCCCAGTGAATACCAACAATCCTGGCGTTCGCAAGGCAGCTCGCTTTGGGGTTTACCAATTCAACAACAGTTCCAACGACCTATTTCTGTTTAAAGAATGGCAAATAAACAAAGCTATGGTGCAG ATTGTCAGAGGTCTGAAATACATGCTCCACGTGGAAATTGGCCGCACAGTGTGTGAGAAGAGGGGGTACTCCAACCTGGACGACTGTCActtccagaggaagaaaaatctgcaacag ATACTGAAATGCTATTTTGAGGTCTGGATGACACCTTGGTTGCATAAAGCAGATGTCCCTGTTGCTCTCTGTCACTGA